Part of the Actinopolymorpha sp. NPDC004070 genome, GAAGTGGTCGGATAGCATCCCGCGCATGCCCGGTGATCACGGCGGCTCCGTTCCGCCCGTTCGCTATCGCTCCCCCGACGAGGACAGCGCCCGCTGGCTGGACTTCGCGTTCCGGCCCGGCGACATCGTGATCAGCACCCGCTCCAAGAGCGGTACGACCTGGATGCAGATGATCTGCGCGTTGCTGGTCTTCCACACCCCCGACCTGCCCGCTCCGCTGGCCGCGCTGTCACCGTGGGTGGACTGGCTGGCCGAGCCCGCCGACGATATGTTCGCCAGGCTCGCGGCGCAGCGGCACCGGCGGTTCGTGAAGACCCACACGCCGCTGGACGGTGTGGTGCTCGACCCGCGGGCGACGTACGTCGTGGTCGCCCGGCACCCGCTGGACATGGCGGTCTCGCTCTACCACCAAAGTGCCAACATCGACCGCGACCGGCTGCGGGAGCTCACCGGCCGGCCCGCCCCCGCGCCATCTCCTGGGTCGTCTCCCGAGCCCGCCCGGCCGCCCCGGCCACGGCCGGCACTGCGGGAGTGGCTGCTGTCGTGGGCCGCGAGCAGGGCCGACCCCCGGGAGGAGATGGACTCCCTGCCCGGGGTGGTGTGCCACCTGTCCGACGCGTGGGCACGCCGCGACGAACCGAACGTCGTCCTCGTTCACTACGACGACCTGTCCGCCGACCTGGCGGGGCAGATGCGCCGGCTCGCGGACGTTCTCCGGATCGAGGTGCCCGACCGGACGTGGCCGGCGCTCGTCGAGGCGGCGACGTTCGACCACATGCGGGCCCGCGCCGACGAGCTCACCCCCAACCCGGCCGGCGTCCTGAAGGACAACGCGGCGTTCTTCCGCCGCGGCCGGTCCGGTGCGGGCCGGGAGGTTCTCGGTGAGGACGAGTGGGCCACCTACCGGGCACGTACGCGGGCGATGGTGCCGGCCGACCTGTGGGAGTGGCTGCACCGGGAGCCGGCGGCGGGGTGACTCGCAGCGTCCGCCCGGACGCGGGCGTCAGTCGCGGTGGACGTTCGTCAGGTTCTGTGTCGTCACGTGAACCGGGCCGGCGCACCGGGCCGCCAGGCCAGCCCGTGGTCGATCCGGATCCGCATCGACGGATGGATGTCGAGGGACGGCAACTCGCTCACCGGCACCCAGCGGGCCTCACTGGTCTCGCCCGGCTGCGGCCGTAGCGAACCACCGACCGGCTCCGCCCGGAAACAGACGCTGAACTGCTGGCGTACCTCGCCGTCGTCGTACCGCATCACGTGCCTCGGGTCGGTATACACGCCGACCAGCCCGGTGACCGAGACGTCGAGTCCGGTCTCCTCCGCGGTCTCGCGTACGGCAGCGTGCATGGCGGACTCGCCGCGGTCGACACCGCCACCGGGCAGTGCCCACCTGTCGTTGTCCACCTTGTGGATCAGCAGCAGGTGCGCTTCATCGGTGACGACAGCGGTGACCGACGGGACGATGCCGGTGGGAAACGGCGCGTTCGGGTCGTCCCAGAAGTCGACGCGTGCCACGGGCGGCCTCCCGCTCTCGTTTGCCGGCACTCGTTGTCCGGCACTCGTTGCCGTGCTGTCGAGCCAAGCTCTCCCGACCGATGAGTTCCGGCCGGTATGCCGGTCCACACCGCAGAGCGTTTCACGCCGCTCACTGACTCACCCGCTGCGCCGCCACACCCGTTGCACCGCGTCGTCCGAGCCAGTGCCCCAACCCTTCCACATCGCTTACCTGCAAGGAGTTTCCCATGCACTCGAAGACCGTTCCGGCCGGGACGAACAGACTGTCCGCAGCGTTGGCGGCCGTGCTCGCGACGCTCGCGCTGCTGGCCGCGTCGGCTGGGGTCGTCGTCGGACCGGCGACGACCGCCCGCGCCGACGACCGATCACCGAACGACGGCCGGCACCAGCCGGTCACGCGCTGGACCGCGGCGTGGGCCGCCGCCGTGCACCACCCGTTCCTGATGCCGGACGTCTTCGGGCCCAACTGGTCGGAGGAGGGGTTCGCCGACCAGACGGTGCGTCAGGTCGTCCGGGTCACCACCGGCGGCGCACGCCTTCGGGTCCGGCTGTCCAACCGCTTCGGCACAGCGCCGCTGCGGGTCGCCGGCGTCACCGTCGCCAGGGCGGGCGACGGAGCGGCGGTCCGGCCAGGGAGTCTGCGCCCGGTGACGTTCGGCGGCCGGACGAGCACGACGATTCCGGCCGGCAAGGACCTCGCCTCCGACCCGGTGCGGCTGCCGACGCGGGCGCTGCAGCGGCTCGCGGTGACGACGTACTTCGCCCAGCCGACGGGCACCACGACGTTCCACGAGGGCGGGCTGACCACCACCTACCGCGCAGCCGGTGACCAGCGCTTCGCCATCGCGGGCGGGCCGTTCGGTGGCGAGACCACCCACTCGTACTACTTCCTCACCGGAGTGGACGTCACCCGTGGAGCCGGTCGCCAGGTCGGCACCGTGGTGGCCTTCGGCGACTCCATCACCGACGGCGCCTACTCCACCGCGAACTCCGACAACCGCTACCCGGACGAGCTCGCCGAGCGCCTGGTGGCCGCCGGGCGACGGCTCGGGGTCGTCAACCTCGGCATCAACGGCAACAAGGTCCTCGGCGAGTCGACCTGTTTCGGCGAGCGGGGAGTCACGCGGTTCGGCCGGGACGCACTCGGCCAGCCTGGCGTCCGCACCGTGATCGTGCTCGAGGGCATCAACGACATCGGTGCCGGTGGGCTGCCGGACTTCGGCTGCGGCGCCTCGCCGAAGGTCACCACCGAACAGCTCATCGCCGGCCACCGCGCCATGATCGCGGCCGCGCACGCCCGTGGGGTCAAGATCCTGGGGGCGACGCTCACTCCGGTGAAGGGCAACAAGTACGGCTACGACACCCCGGAGAACGAACGCATCCGTGACGAGGTGAACCACTGGATCCGGACCAGCGGAGAGTACGACGGGGTGGTCGACTTCGACCGTGCGGTCGCCGACCCGGACGACCCGGACGCGTACCTGCCCGCCTACGACGGCGGCGACGCCCTGCACCCCAACGACGCGGGCATGCGGGCGATGGCCGAGGCGATCGACCTGGCCGATCTCTGAACCGATCTCCGAGCCGAGTTTCCGGACCCTGAACGGGCGCGGGTCCCGGGCGCCGTCGATCGGCACCCGGGACCCGCGCTCTACGTCGGCCCGCTCAGCGGGCCCCGCTCGTCATCAGGCGGTTCGTCAGGCGCGGGGGCCGTTCCAGTCGACGAGCTGGACGATCACGCCGTTGGGGTCGCGTACCTGGAAGGCGCGCTCACCCCACTCCTCGGCGGTCAGCGGCATGGTGATCGTCACGCCCTCCGCCTGCAGCCGGGCGAGTTCGCCCTCCAGGTCCTCGACCACGAAGGCCAGGATGATCCCGCCGGCGTGATCATCCTGCTGGTCGTCGGGCAGGGTCTCCAGCCCGCGCCGCAGGAAGATGACGTTCATGCCGGCGTCCTCCCGGCTCAGCGAGACGAATCCGGGTGCGGCCATCTCCTCCACGAAGCCGAAGTGCCTGGTGAGAAACGCGCCGGCTGCCGACACGTCGTCGACGTTCAGCGACACGGCGGACGAGGTGATCTTCACGGGACTCCCTGTGGCGCTTGTGCGATCGCTGTGCTGTACGTCGTACATGGTACGGCGTACATCGTACGATGCGCAAGAATGATTCCCGTGCCGATCGAACGCAGCAGCGCCGGCGACCCCGCCCGCACCCTCGCCCTGTTGTGGCGGGACCCCTCCGTGGTGCCGCGCCGGGGCCCCGCGCGCGGCCTGAGCCTGGACACGGTGGTCGACGCCGCTACCGAACTCGCCGACGAGGAGGGCC contains:
- a CDS encoding SGNH/GDSL hydrolase family protein, translated to MHSKTVPAGTNRLSAALAAVLATLALLAASAGVVVGPATTARADDRSPNDGRHQPVTRWTAAWAAAVHHPFLMPDVFGPNWSEEGFADQTVRQVVRVTTGGARLRVRLSNRFGTAPLRVAGVTVARAGDGAAVRPGSLRPVTFGGRTSTTIPAGKDLASDPVRLPTRALQRLAVTTYFAQPTGTTTFHEGGLTTTYRAAGDQRFAIAGGPFGGETTHSYYFLTGVDVTRGAGRQVGTVVAFGDSITDGAYSTANSDNRYPDELAERLVAAGRRLGVVNLGINGNKVLGESTCFGERGVTRFGRDALGQPGVRTVIVLEGINDIGAGGLPDFGCGASPKVTTEQLIAGHRAMIAAAHARGVKILGATLTPVKGNKYGYDTPENERIRDEVNHWIRTSGEYDGVVDFDRAVADPDDPDAYLPAYDGGDALHPNDAGMRAMAEAIDLADL
- a CDS encoding sulfotransferase domain-containing protein, whose translation is MPGDHGGSVPPVRYRSPDEDSARWLDFAFRPGDIVISTRSKSGTTWMQMICALLVFHTPDLPAPLAALSPWVDWLAEPADDMFARLAAQRHRRFVKTHTPLDGVVLDPRATYVVVARHPLDMAVSLYHQSANIDRDRLRELTGRPAPAPSPGSSPEPARPPRPRPALREWLLSWAASRADPREEMDSLPGVVCHLSDAWARRDEPNVVLVHYDDLSADLAGQMRRLADVLRIEVPDRTWPALVEAATFDHMRARADELTPNPAGVLKDNAAFFRRGRSGAGREVLGEDEWATYRARTRAMVPADLWEWLHREPAAG
- a CDS encoding VOC family protein gives rise to the protein MKITSSAVSLNVDDVSAAGAFLTRHFGFVEEMAAPGFVSLSREDAGMNVIFLRRGLETLPDDQQDDHAGGIILAFVVEDLEGELARLQAEGVTITMPLTAEEWGERAFQVRDPNGVIVQLVDWNGPRA
- a CDS encoding NUDIX domain-containing protein, yielding MARVDFWDDPNAPFPTGIVPSVTAVVTDEAHLLLIHKVDNDRWALPGGGVDRGESAMHAAVRETAEETGLDVSVTGLVGVYTDPRHVMRYDDGEVRQQFSVCFRAEPVGGSLRPQPGETSEARWVPVSELPSLDIHPSMRIRIDHGLAWRPGAPARFT